In Thiohalospira halophila DSM 15071, the following proteins share a genomic window:
- a CDS encoding family 1 encapsulin nanocompartment shell protein, which produces MHYLNRHQSSIPGDLWERIDAAAASAATDRLTARRFLDLEGPYGVGLTSVEVGANHYCREPAEGEAGAVASQAISVPMIRKECGLSARRLEAHQGMGQPLDLAPVEDAAEAVAAREEEFIYQGEPKFGLEGLMTAADRNTAKVGDWSKVEQALKDVLAAVEKLETAGFHGPYALAVSPKLYNNLFRRYDGTDMLQLEHLKRLCELGVFKAPIEGAVVVDPHVGRIILGQDVMVGYSGNDGIHHQLYVSESAVLKLEEPRAICTLNA; this is translated from the coding sequence ATGCACTACCTCAATCGCCACCAGTCCTCCATCCCCGGTGACCTCTGGGAGCGCATCGACGCCGCGGCCGCCAGTGCCGCCACCGATCGGCTCACCGCCCGCCGCTTCCTGGACCTGGAGGGCCCCTATGGCGTGGGTCTGACCTCCGTGGAGGTGGGCGCCAACCACTACTGCCGCGAGCCCGCCGAGGGCGAGGCCGGGGCGGTGGCCAGCCAGGCCATCTCGGTGCCCATGATCCGCAAGGAGTGCGGCCTCTCCGCCCGGCGGCTGGAGGCCCACCAGGGCATGGGCCAGCCCCTGGACCTCGCCCCGGTGGAGGATGCCGCCGAGGCCGTCGCCGCGCGGGAAGAGGAGTTCATCTACCAGGGCGAGCCCAAGTTCGGCCTGGAGGGGCTGATGACCGCCGCCGACCGTAACACCGCCAAGGTGGGCGACTGGTCCAAGGTGGAGCAGGCCCTGAAGGACGTCCTCGCCGCGGTGGAGAAGCTGGAGACGGCCGGCTTCCACGGCCCCTACGCCCTGGCGGTCTCGCCGAAGCTCTACAACAACCTCTTCCGCCGCTACGACGGCACCGACATGCTCCAGCTGGAGCACCTCAAGCGGCTCTGCGAGCTGGGGGTCTTCAAGGCGCCCATCGAGGGCGCGGTAGTGGTCGATCCCCACGTGGGCCGGATCATCCTCGGCCAGGATGTCATGGTCGGCTACTCCGGCAACGACGGCATCCATCACCAGCTCTACGTCAGCGAGAGCGCGGTGCTCAAGCTGGAGGAGCCGCGCGCCATCTGCACCCTGAACGCCTAG
- a CDS encoding encapsulin-associated ferritin-like protein, with protein sequence MAGASQALHESLDQLSSKTLDMHRALVSLQEELEAVDWYRQRADGCSDSELREILLHNMREEMEHAAMVLEWLRRNDADMAENLRTYLFTSVPVTEVEEAAMGGEAGEDESSAGGSTIGSLKGES encoded by the coding sequence ATGGCCGGAGCGAGCCAAGCCCTGCACGAATCCCTGGATCAACTCAGCAGCAAGACCCTGGACATGCACCGCGCCCTGGTCTCCCTGCAGGAGGAGCTGGAGGCGGTGGACTGGTACCGCCAGCGCGCCGACGGCTGCAGTGACAGCGAGCTGCGGGAGATCCTTCTGCACAACATGCGCGAGGAGATGGAGCACGCGGCCATGGTCCTGGAGTGGCTGCGCCGTAACGACGCCGACATGGCCGAGAACCTGCGCACCTACCTCTTTACCAGCGTCCCGGTCACCGAGGTCGAGGAGGCCGCCATGGGCGGCGAGGCCGGTGAGGACGAGTCCTCCGCGGGTGGGTCCACCATCGGTTCGCTGAAGGGAGAGTCGTAA